CCCTCCGGGCAATTCTTATAGGTGTGATTTTAGGAGTAGTACCTGCGTACAGGGTCTCGAAGTTAAAGCTAGTAAATGCATTGAGATACGAAGAAACAGATAAATGGAAAAAAGAAAGGGAGCCACCCCTTTCTAAAAGCCTGATGAGTTTCAGAATTTGAAATAAAAACTAAGTCTCGAAAGTTGAGTTTCCAAAAGCTGAACTCTCAAAGATAGAACTACCGGAAAGGAAGACAAAGGCCCTCAAGCTGGTTCAAAGTATGGCACAGGGCTATTTAGGAGAGCGAAGGAGAATCCCCGTCAATTTATTGATGGAATGAATCCGTCAACTCTCCCATAATATGCTACTAATTACATTTTTGTACTTTCCAATCTATACTCTGTTGTCGAGCTCTGCTTTGGAAGCTGCAAATGCTACAAAGGTCACTTGACTTTGCTCTGAAACTCAAGTATGAGGTTTTTTGAAGTAGTTTCAAAGGTAAAACTTGAAACGATGGAAGCGAGACACGAATAAATAGTTGCTCCAGGGCAGTATAGCATTGGTTGAAATACCATAGATGCCAGCGAATTTATTCGTGGGAGCTAGCACTTTCAGAAAATGAAGATTTGCCTCTATCGCCTTTCTTTACATTATCTTTTCAATTCAAAAATACATTCCGTTCCGGAACAAAATCCTTCACTTTCCAGTTCAAGCGTTGAATGTTCTATATGATGTTCCTCTAATTTGCTTTTGATGGATTGCCTCATTTTATCCGGTCTTTCCAGGTATTTGTCTTCCACAATAACATGAGCTGTTAAAATATCCGTTTCTCCTTCCAGAGACCATATATGGATATCGTGAACCGCTTTCACTCCTTCGACTGATAAGATAGATTCCTTAACCTTATCAATGTCAATATACGTCGGGACACCTTCCAGAAGAAGGTTGAATGTCTCTTTTGCGTTTTTAGAAACTCCCCATAATACAAAAATCGTGAATCCTATTGTCATTATAGGATCAATAACAGGTTCGTTCCAGAAACTTATGATTATTGCCCCGATTAGCAGAACCACCCACCCCAGAATGTCTTCCAGAAGATGCCAGGATAATATTTTTTCATTCTGGCTCATCCCTTTCTTCAATCTAAAATATCCCAGTCCATTTATGGTTACTCCGACGATTGCAATCAAAAACATTCCTTCGGCATTTACGGGTTCCGGATTGATCAGACGCGGGATGGCCTGTGACAATATAAACAACGACCCGGCTATAAGCACAATAATAGCAAATACTGCAGATAAAAGAGATAACCTTCGATATCCGAAAGTCATTTTACTCGTTGCAGGTTTTTTTGCTTGCTTTTCTGCATACCAGGCTACGATTAATGCAAAACTGTCAGCGAAATCATGCAACGCGTCAGCCATCAGTGCCAGGCTGTTTGTTAAGATTCCTCCGATCAATTCTATGATTGTGAAGAGTATGTTTAAAGAAGCAGCAAACCCCACATTTTTTTCTCTATCACCCATAAACAGTTCTTTATTTTATGTTGCTGTTAAATCTTGTGTTCGCATGGAACCTGGAACTCAAACATCCATTTCTCTGCGGTTGTTCCTGAATACCTTAAAACGTTTATAAAGGAAATAATGGAAACTGAAGACAGATATTAAGATATTGTTATACGGGAAGTATCTTCAAAAGATATACATTTAGTGATATGCCAGACCATACTGAAAAAAATTTGCAGGAACAGAGTTGCAGAGTAAAAGGAGAAAGTGAATCCTATTGTCCTTATAGGATCAATAACTAACATAAGAAGAACCTCGGAGTGCTGTATCACCGTATCCCCCAAAGCACGGTATTGAAAGTTTCAAGCCTGTTGTTGTGCTTTGTTATATTTTTTCTGTTGATTTTTTATTATTTTCAATGCCATTAAAATTTTCAATACAATATAATTATTTAGTTATATTAAAGTTTAAAATAAAAAACAATTTTTCGGATCAATTATGATATATACATTGATGCTATCTTAGATATACAGATTAAGGGTAATAGGGTTTCCTCTTAATCTATGGGTTGGATCGCAGGTAGGGTTTGAGAATAGGGACTCAAAACCCTACCATCTACATCTAAGCTAATTTTCGGAATCACAACTCTTTTTCTTCAGGTTCAGACTCAGACTTTCCTTCAAATTCTTCATTAGATTCTCTACTGTAAAAATCTTTTACATTATCTTTAATCCCGTGAGGTAACCTGTCAACTGCTCTTTTGCTTTCATTTTAGCATTTGCTTAAAAATTAGATCTGCTGTTTGAAGAGAATCATCAATTCCATTCACAGTTTTTCCGGCATAAATCGTGTCGCCCACTTTTTTCACTGCACCATTGTCTTATTCACCTGTTTGATGCTTATTTATGTTTCTTCTACTTTTTCGATTTCATCCGGCAAAAGCACTAGCTGTTTAGAGTAATTATCTTTATCCACAAATTCAACTTCATAGGTTTCATCTGGCTTACGAAATGCAACGACTATGGAACCTATATCTCCTTTTTTAATACATTCTTCAGGAATGTCCTTCTTTACTCTTACAACATCCTGTTCTGAAAACTTCATGTTAACCACTCCCTTTGCCATCAAAGTTGTTAATCTTGAACTATCAGGTTCCACTTATATAGGAGTATTGTGTCGGGCTGGACAAAAAACTGTACTCAGGTGAATAATACCTCGCACCATAGTACATCAGCCCTGTATCGGCATCGTTTTCCTGCCCTGTAAACCCGTACTTCTCCAGGTCTCCTGACCTCACCTGACCGTATGGGAAGTAATCGGTGCGTTCGACTTCAATCCCATTCTCGTCTGTCATCAGAGAAGTACTGCCGAGATGGTCGGAGAGATACCACTCCATGCCTTCGAATGTTTGTTTGGCTACGCGTTCATCGTCGCGGAAGAAATAGCTGGTGGATGTGCCGCTGTCGATCTAATTACTTTACAAAATGAATAATAAGGTAGAAAATCAAAAATGAAAAAAGAGTTAAACATCCAGTAATTCTGGATGTTTTTCAAGTGCTTTTGTTACTTCGTAAGCTATCGAACCATAACTACCAATTGCATATATCCCTACAATTGATGGCTCATGATTTAATTTTTCACCCATTGAGTTGAGGAAGCAAGGTTTTACCTTAAGATCCTTGAAACCATAGTTAAGTTTTTTTTCCTCACTTGTTAACTCCATATTTCCTAGTGTATAGAAATAGCCCATCGTCCAACCTCTCAAATTTACGATTTGTGGTGGAATCAAAAGGTCATTTGGACTTAAATAGTCAGGCATTTCTAATCTTGTCGAACTGTTTTTATATATTAGTATCACTAATGCATCAACAGGAAATCCTTGAAACTCATCATTGACCTCGATTACTTTCCCATAAAAATAAACGGATTCTTTGGGCTGAATTACGAAAATATCTCCTACTTTTGGTTTTTTCCTAGATCTTTTTATGAGAAGAAGTTCATCAGTCATTTGTTTTTTGTTATTAGCCATTACCCATCATCTCTTATAGCCATTGCCTTTTAACCAATTTTGCCCCCATTCTACTGCTTTATCATAAAAGTCTCTATTAGGGCTGATGCTATTAATTTTGTTTTCAAACGAGGGATTACTCACTATTTCAGCTTGCTCAATAGCTCTTGATTGTTTTCTTGTTAACGGTTCTCCTCTGTTTAAAACGTACAATACGTCAAATCTATCTCCATGCTGATAAATTCTCTTTGTCGGATTATTTGTAATTCCAACATAGACATTTTCACCGTCTCGGACACCATAATACACATAGGTGTTTGCTTCTCCTACCATTAAAGACTCTGGAACATTATCAGAAACTTTTAGTGTATCTCCAACATTATCCACCGCTTTTCCGGCATCTGCAACAGTATCTACAACTTCGACACTTTTCTCGATGGCCTTTGTTGTATCAACAGCATTATCAATCCCATTAGTAGCTTTGATTGCTTTTACCCCAAGCCCGCCACCGGTTGCAATAGGTACAACAGCACATACTCCATCTGCACCAAGTGCTCCCCAGGCCCACAGGTCGGATGGATCCTGCCTGATATCATTCAAATCCATCAAAATAAATGCGACATCAAGAGCACTTTCAACATAATGCCCGCTCGGATCACTATACTTCACAGGATTATTCAGAGCATAAGAGTACCTGTTCAATACCTGCGGATTATACGGATCAGGAAGCATCGTATCAGGCTGAACAAAAATACTGTACTCAGGCGAATAATATCTTGCGCCGTAGTACATCAACCCTGTATCGGCATCATTTTCCTGACCTGTGAAACCGTATTTCTCAAGACCGCCTGACCTCACCTGACCGTATGGGAAGTAATCGGTGCGTTCGACTTCAACACCATTTTCGTCAATCATCAGAGAAGTGCTGCCGAGGTGGTCGGAAAGGTACCACTCCATGCCTTCGGATGTTTTCTTAGCTATGCGCTCGTCATTAAGGAAGAAGTAGCTGATGACAGTGCCATTTTCAATTTCGTAGAACTTGTTTACATAATAAGTGAATTCGCCAGTTGAGTTCTGTTTTTTGATTCTCTGGCCATTTGCATCGTACCAGTACTTTTCCACAAGGGAATTGTTAGCCGAGTAACGGACTTCACTCAACTGGTTTGCATCGTTGTAGACGTAGATGAAATCCTCATCGTCGATCAGGTTTCCGTTTGCATCATAGTCCAGGTCGTTTGTATCATAACCCAGGCTGCCTACACTATAAGTAACAGGAGCATGGAAAGGTGTCAGAGAATATTCATAAAGTGCAGTTTCTTCAATAAAGGGAACGGGGCCATATGTAGCATCGTTAATCTCGATACGGCCATACTGGTCGTAGGTGAAGTCTATCAGGTAGTTCAAGTTCACCCTACTACCTGAGTACATCTCGGCACTGACAAGCCTGTCAAGATCGTCGTATCCGTAGGTTTTTACGGAATTCTGGGCATTGTCCACAATCTGCAGGACATTGCCGACGTTGTCGAAATCGTAATTGAGGTCCTGGAGGCCTGCGGAATAGATCCTGTCCAGCAGCAGTTTTTGACTGTCGTAGGTATAGGTCGTGACCACGCCGTTGGAATATTCCTTTCTTGTGATCTGGTTCCTTGCGTTGTAGTCAAGGTTGTCGATCACGCCCTCAACGCTTTCAAGAAGGGTCTGGTTGTTGTATCTCAGGTTGACACTTGCGGCATTTGGATAAGTGATCCTTATGACCCTGTCCATACTGTCATACTTGTAGGATGTGGTATAACGTGTGCCGTCAATAGTTACAGCTTCATCCTTGACTCTGTAGCGCAGGTCGTAGTTATAATCTGACGAAACATTTCCTTTTTTCACCTTTGAGAGCGTACCATTAAACTTAAGGTCATATGTGAAACTGACATCCTCATCGTTAGGGTAATATATTGAAGTAACCCTGCCCAGGTCATCATAACTGAGAATTGTTGAAACTCCCCGAGCATCGGTCTGGTTGACCAGGTTGCCGTTAAGGTCATACTCATAGGTCCAGCTTCCCATGTCAGGGTCATTCATTGCCACTTTCCGGCCAAGGGAATCGTAGGTGAAATAAACGCTGGGTGG
The genomic region above belongs to Methanosarcina horonobensis HB-1 = JCM 15518 and contains:
- a CDS encoding ABC transporter permease family protein, which produces MLGRVVSAGLQAMMGSEMTGGGGSISPHLMIEGPLRAILIGVILGVVPAYRVSKLKLVNALRYEETDKWKKEREPPLSKSLMSFRI
- a CDS encoding cation diffusion facilitator family transporter, producing MGDREKNVGFAASLNILFTIIELIGGILTNSLALMADALHDFADSFALIVAWYAEKQAKKPATSKMTFGYRRLSLLSAVFAIIVLIAGSLFILSQAIPRLINPEPVNAEGMFLIAIVGVTINGLGYFRLKKGMSQNEKILSWHLLEDILGWVVLLIGAIIISFWNEPVIDPIMTIGFTIFVLWGVSKNAKETFNLLLEGVPTYIDIDKVKESILSVEGVKAVHDIHIWSLEGETDILTAHVIVEDKYLERPDKMRQSIKSKLEEHHIEHSTLELESEGFCSGTECIFELKR
- a CDS encoding DUF4926 domain-containing protein, with protein sequence MEPDSSRLTTLMAKGVVNMKFSEQDVVRVKKDIPEECIKKGDIGSIVVAFRKPDETYEVEFVDKDNYSKQLVLLPDEIEKVEET
- a CDS encoding RHS repeat-associated core domain-containing protein, with the protein product MTDENGIEVERTDYFPYGQVRSGDLEKYGFTGQENDADTGLMYYGARYYSPEYSFLSSPTQYSYISGT
- a CDS encoding immunity 26/phosphotriesterase HocA family protein; protein product: MANNKKQMTDELLLIKRSRKKPKVGDIFVIQPKESVYFYGKVIEVNDEFQGFPVDALVILIYKNSSTRLEMPDYLSPNDLLIPPQIVNLRGWTMGYFYTLGNMELTSEEKKLNYGFKDLKVKPCFLNSMGEKLNHEPSIVGIYAIGSYGSIAYEVTKALEKHPELLDV